In Streptomyces sp. NBC_00306, a single genomic region encodes these proteins:
- a CDS encoding histidine phosphatase family protein produces MNGTDPRKRATGRRVVLWRHGQTSWNLERRFQGTTDIELTEDGVAQARRAARLLASLKPDAIIASDLQRAAATAAELAEITALDISYDAALRETYAGVWQGLTHEEIVAQHGEQYAAWKRGEPVRRGGGELESEVADRAAPVVLHHAEKLPENGTLVVVSHGGTIRTTIGRLLGLESHHWESLGGLSNCCWSVVGEGARGWRLLEHNAGTLPEPVLGDDD; encoded by the coding sequence CTGAACGGCACGGATCCCCGCAAGCGCGCCACAGGTCGCCGTGTCGTCCTGTGGCGGCACGGCCAGACCTCGTGGAACCTGGAACGCCGCTTCCAGGGCACCACGGACATCGAGCTGACCGAGGACGGTGTCGCCCAGGCGCGCCGGGCCGCCCGGCTGCTGGCCTCGCTGAAGCCCGACGCGATCATCGCCTCGGACCTCCAGCGCGCCGCCGCGACGGCTGCCGAGCTGGCCGAGATCACCGCTCTCGACATCTCCTACGACGCCGCTCTGCGGGAGACCTACGCGGGTGTCTGGCAGGGGCTCACCCACGAGGAGATCGTCGCGCAGCACGGCGAGCAGTACGCGGCCTGGAAGCGCGGCGAGCCCGTGCGCCGCGGTGGCGGCGAGCTGGAGTCCGAGGTGGCCGACCGCGCCGCTCCCGTGGTCCTTCACCACGCGGAGAAGCTCCCGGAGAACGGCACCCTGGTCGTCGTCAGCCACGGCGGCACGATCCGCACGACGATCGGCCGGCTGCTGGGCCTGGAGTCGCACCACTGGGAGAGCCTCGGCGGCCTCTCCAACTGCTGCTGGTCGGTGGTCGGCGAGGGCGCGCGCGGCTGGCGGCTGCTGGAGCACAACGCCGGCACCCTCCCCGAGCCGGTCCTCGGCGACGACGACTGA
- the rsfS gene encoding ribosome silencing factor, whose product MTATDRSIELVSLAAQAAADRLAHDIIAYDVSDVLSITDAFLLASAPNDRQVKSIVDEIEERLNKELGAKPVRREGDRDARWILLDYVDIVVHVQHSEERVFYALERLWKDCPELPLPDDALKTRGKADEHARLTGDPEGELS is encoded by the coding sequence GTGACCGCCACGGACCGCTCCATCGAGCTCGTCAGCCTCGCCGCCCAGGCGGCGGCCGACCGGCTCGCGCACGACATCATCGCCTACGACGTCAGCGACGTGCTGTCGATCACCGACGCCTTCCTGCTCGCGTCCGCGCCCAACGACCGCCAGGTCAAGTCGATCGTCGACGAGATCGAGGAGCGGCTGAACAAGGAGCTCGGAGCGAAGCCGGTCCGTCGTGAGGGGGACCGCGACGCCCGCTGGATCCTTCTCGACTACGTCGACATCGTGGTGCACGTCCAGCACAGCGAGGAGCGTGTCTTCTACGCCCTGGAGCGACTGTGGAAGGACTGCCCCGAGCTGCCGCTGCCCGATGACGCGCTGAAGACCCGCGGCAAGGCCGACGAGCACGCCCGGCTCACCGGCGACCCGGAAGGTGAGCTGAGCTGA
- a CDS encoding LCP family protein yields the protein MNDQQNPYDPYYQQPQIIGYDEYGQPVYQQPQQYDPYTQQQPQHTQQQPSQQHPQQQGGEQGYGYDPYAEYQQQGTAQPQSYDPYAQAPQQQQNRAGQGYGYDGYGYGYDTGQQPAAVDTTQQWTVPQQQPSPEPPARTAPEPEAAPEPGVPGQRRPDDDRDYRTEQFSFIEEPDEDSEDVIDWLKFTESRSERREEAKRRGRNRVVGLVVALALVVVGGVGYLWYAGKIPGLSDGDKANTAAAGPQKRDVIVVHLHNTKKQGTSTALLVDNVTTKQGTTVLLPNSLSVGNDDGTTTTLGKSVEDDGSTGTRDAVGSLLGAKITGTWRLDTPYLENLVELVGTVDLTTDAQVPGAKKGEAPLVKKGENQTLNGRAAVAYATYLAPGEAEAKQLQRFGQVMQAVLKKFPDEPGSATVTVETLAQILDPSLTEKDLGASLAKLAERAKGGDYKTALLPVQEDGTLTQQASSSVVKDILGGSVTAPDKDAAVRVGIKNGTGDTSATETARISLVNGGYSVLDSGKADTESTSAVTYADAAQKAKAVEVAKTLGLPESSVKKGAATANADVTVVLGQDFGKD from the coding sequence GTGAACGACCAGCAGAATCCTTACGACCCGTACTACCAGCAGCCGCAGATCATCGGCTACGACGAGTACGGGCAGCCGGTCTACCAGCAGCCCCAGCAGTACGACCCTTACACGCAGCAGCAGCCGCAGCACACTCAGCAACAGCCCTCCCAGCAGCACCCTCAGCAGCAGGGCGGCGAGCAGGGGTACGGGTACGACCCGTACGCGGAGTACCAGCAGCAGGGCACCGCACAGCCCCAGTCGTACGACCCCTATGCCCAGGCACCCCAGCAGCAGCAGAACCGGGCCGGGCAGGGGTACGGATACGACGGATACGGCTACGGCTACGACACGGGGCAGCAGCCCGCGGCCGTCGACACCACGCAGCAGTGGACCGTTCCGCAGCAGCAGCCGTCCCCCGAGCCGCCCGCCAGGACCGCGCCGGAGCCCGAGGCGGCGCCCGAGCCGGGTGTGCCCGGCCAGCGCCGGCCCGACGACGACCGGGACTACCGCACCGAGCAGTTCTCCTTCATCGAGGAGCCCGACGAGGACTCCGAAGATGTCATCGACTGGCTGAAGTTCACCGAGAGCCGCTCCGAGCGGCGTGAGGAGGCCAAGCGCCGCGGCCGCAACCGCGTCGTCGGACTCGTCGTCGCTCTCGCTCTCGTCGTCGTGGGCGGAGTCGGCTACCTCTGGTACGCGGGCAAGATCCCCGGACTCTCGGACGGCGACAAGGCCAACACCGCCGCCGCCGGCCCGCAGAAGCGCGACGTCATCGTGGTGCATCTGCACAACACCAAGAAGCAGGGCACATCGACGGCCCTCCTCGTCGACAACGTCACGACCAAGCAGGGCACCACCGTCCTCCTCCCCAACTCCCTCTCGGTCGGCAACGACGACGGGACCACCACCACGCTCGGCAAGTCCGTGGAGGACGACGGCTCGACGGGCACCCGCGACGCCGTCGGCTCCCTCCTCGGCGCGAAGATCACCGGTACCTGGCGCCTCGACACCCCGTATCTCGAGAATCTGGTGGAGCTGGTCGGCACGGTCGACCTGACCACCGACGCGCAGGTGCCCGGCGCCAAGAAGGGCGAGGCGCCGCTCGTGAAGAAGGGTGAGAACCAGACCCTGAACGGGCGGGCGGCCGTCGCCTACGCCACCTACCTGGCACCCGGCGAGGCCGAGGCCAAGCAGTTGCAGCGCTTCGGCCAGGTCATGCAGGCAGTACTGAAGAAGTTCCCCGACGAGCCGGGCTCCGCGACCGTCACGGTGGAGACGCTGGCGCAGATCCTCGACCCCTCGCTGACCGAGAAGGACCTCGGCGCCTCGCTCGCCAAGCTCGCCGAGCGCGCCAAGGGCGGCGACTACAAGACCGCCCTGCTGCCGGTCCAGGAGGACGGCACGCTCACGCAGCAGGCCTCCAGCAGCGTCGTCAAGGACATCCTGGGCGGCTCGGTGACCGCGCCCGACAAGGACGCGGCCGTACGGGTCGGCATCAAGAACGGCACAGGGGACACCTCGGCCACCGAGACCGCCCGGATCTCCCTGGTCAACGGCGGCTACTCGGTACTCGACAGCGGCAAGGCGGACACCGAGTCCACCTCGGCGGTCACCTACGCGGACGCGGCGCAGAAGGCCAAGGCCGTCGAGGTCGCCAAGACGCTCGGACTGCCGGAGAGCTCGGTGAAGAAGGGCGCAGCCACGGCGAACGCCGACGTGACCGTCGTCCTCGGCCAGGACTTCGGGAAGGACTGA
- the nadD gene encoding nicotinate-nucleotide adenylyltransferase, producing MGEQEVATGSGSGRRRLGVMGGTFDPIHHGHLVAASEVASLFHLDEVVFVPTGQPWQKGHKVVSPPEDRYLMTVIATASNPQFSVSRIDIDRPGPTYTIDTLRDLSNLNADADLFFITGADALSQILGWRDASELFSLAHFIGVTRPGHDLTDDGLPEGGVSLVEIPALAISSTDCRARVVKGDPVWYLVPDGVVRYIDKRQLYRGE from the coding sequence ATGGGAGAGCAGGAAGTGGCTACGGGCTCCGGTTCCGGCAGGCGTCGACTCGGCGTCATGGGCGGGACCTTCGACCCGATCCACCACGGACACCTGGTGGCCGCCAGTGAAGTGGCCTCCCTGTTCCATCTGGACGAAGTCGTCTTCGTGCCGACCGGACAGCCGTGGCAGAAGGGTCACAAGGTGGTGTCCCCGCCCGAGGACCGCTACCTCATGACCGTCATCGCCACGGCGTCCAACCCGCAGTTCTCCGTGAGCCGGATCGACATCGACCGGCCGGGGCCGACGTACACGATCGACACCCTGCGGGATCTGAGCAATCTCAACGCCGACGCGGATCTGTTCTTCATCACCGGCGCCGACGCCCTCTCCCAGATCCTCGGGTGGCGCGACGCCTCCGAGCTGTTCTCGCTCGCCCATTTCATCGGAGTGACCCGGCCGGGGCACGATCTGACGGACGACGGGCTGCCCGAGGGCGGGGTCTCCCTGGTGGAGATCCCGGCGCTGGCGATTTCCTCGACCGACTGCCGGGCGAGAGTCGTGAAGGGCGATCCGGTCTGGTACCTGGTGCCGGACGGCGTGGTGCGCTACATCGACAAGCGCCAGTTGTACCGCGGCGAATGA